Proteins from a single region of Bos javanicus breed banteng chromosome 7, ARS-OSU_banteng_1.0, whole genome shotgun sequence:
- the LOC133251849 gene encoding olfactory receptor-like protein OLF4, whose protein sequence is MAIRNLTGVSQFLLLGVSEELKLQHFIFGLFLSMYLITVFGNLLIILAISSDSHLHTLMYFFLFNLSFVDICFTSTIPKMLWNIQTQRKVITYESCITQMYFFTLFAGLDTLLLTVMAYDHFMAICHPLYYTVIMNSQLCELLVLVSWVISVLHSLLESLSLLRLSFCTFLEIPHFFCELNQMIQLASSDTFLNNVVMYSGAVLLAGGSLMCILYSYSRIVSSIGRISSPQGKYKTFSTCASHLSVVSLFYCTGLGVYLSSAGTHRFHSSATASVMYTVVTPMLNPFIYSLRNKDLDKSLKKLFGKRIIKGPIGIGFKASVSIINHPGKDSDFCLENYLSEFPCW, encoded by the exons ATGGCAATAAGAAACCTAACAGGAGTTTCacaatttcttcttctgggagTCTCAGAGGAATTAAAATTGCAACACTTCATATTTGGTCTTTTCCTCTCCATGTACCTGATCACTGTATTTGGAAACTTGCTCATCATCCTGGCCATCAGCTCAGACTCCCACCTGCACACCctcatgtacttcttcctcttcaACCTGTCCTTTGTAGACATCTGCTTCACCTccaccatcccaaagatgctgTGGAATATCCAGACACAGAGAAAAGTCATAACCTATGAAAGCTGCATCACCCAGATGTATTTTTTCACACTCTTTGCAGGACTGGACACCTTGCTCCTAACAGTGATGGCCTATGATCACTTCATGGCCATCTGCCACCCACTGTACTACACAGTCATTATGAACTCCCAGCTCTGTGAACTGTTGGTGCTGGTGTCCTGGGTCATCAGTGTCCTGCATTCCTTGTTAGAAAGCTTAAGTTTGTTGAGACTGTCATTCTGTACCTTCTTAGAAATCCCccactttttctgtgaactcAATCAGATGATCCAACTTGCCAGTTCTGACACCTTTCTCAATAATGTGGTGATGTATTCTGGAGCTGTGTTGCTGGCTGGGGGTTCCCTCATGTGTATTCTTTACTCTTACTCTAGGATAGTTTCTTCCATAGGCAGAATCTCATCACCTCAGGGGAAGTATAAAACATTTTCCACCTGTGCATCTCACCTCTCAGTTGTCTCCTTATTTTACTGTACAGGTTTAGGAGTGTACCTCAGCTCTGCTGGTACCCACAGATTCCACTCAAGTGCAACAGCCTCggtgatgtacactgtggtcacacccatgctgaacccATTCATCTATAGTCTGAGAAATAAAGACTTAGATAAAAGTCTGAAAAAACTCTTTGGAAAGAGAATCATAAAAGGTCCTATTGGCATAGGTTTtaa AGCTTCAGTCTCCATCATCAACCATCCAGGAAAGGATTCAGACTTCTGCCTAGAGAACTACCTCTCAGAGTTCCCGTGCTGGTGA
- the LOC133251954 gene encoding olfactory receptor-like protein OLF4 — MVPRNLTHVSGFLLLGFSEEPELQPLIFGPFFPMYLITVFGNLLIILAVSSDPHLHTPMYFLLSNLSFVDICITSTITPKMLCNTQTQSHIITYEGCMIQMYFFMLFAGLDDFLLTVMAYDGFVAICHPLHYTVIMNPQHCGILVLVSWIISVLHSLLETLMVLTLSFCREVEIPHYFCELKQLIQLACSNNFLNELMMNFAAGLLGGVPLAAILYTYCKIASSICRISSAQGKYKAFSTCASHLSVVSLFYCTCLGVYLSSAAPHNLHSSATASVMYTVVTPMLNPFIYILRNRDIKRALRALFQM; from the coding sequence ATGGTACCAAGGAACCTAACACATGTTTCaggttttcttcttctgggattttcAGAAGAACCAGAACTGCAGCCCCTCATATTTGGACCTTTCTTCCCCATGTACCTGATCACTGTGtttggaaacctgctcatcatcctggccGTCAGCTCagacccccacctccacacccccatgtacttcctcCTCTCCAACCTATCCTTTGTAGACATCTGTATCACCTCCACCATCACCCCAAAGATGCTGTGTAACACCCAGACACAGAGCCACATTATAACCTATGAAGGCTGCATGATTCAGATGTATTTTTTCATGCTGTTTGCAGGGTTGGATGACTTCCTCCTGACTGTGATGGCTTACGACGGCTttgtggccatctgccacccccttcACTACACAGTCATCATGAACCCACAACACTGTGGAATTCTGGTTTTGGTTAGCTGGATCATTAGTGTCCTACATTCCTTGTTAGAAACCTTAATGGTATTGACACTGTCCTTCTGCAGAGAGGTGGAAATCCCTCACTATTTCTGTGAACTCAAGCAGTTGATTCAACTTGCGTGTTCCAACAACTTTCTTAATGAACTGATGATGAATTTTGCAGCTGGGCTTCTGGGTGGTGTTCCACTTGCTGCTATCCTTTACACTTACTGCAAGATAGCTTCCTCAATATGTAGAATCTCATCAGCTCAGGGGAAGTATAAAGCATTCTCCACCTGTGCATCTCACCTCTCAGTTGTCTCCTTATTTTACTGTACATGCTTAGGAGTGTATCTTAGCTCTGCTGCTCCCCACAACCTACACTCAAGTGCAACAGCCTCAGTGATGTACACGGtggtcacacccatgctgaaccccttcatctacatTCTGAGGAACAGAGACATTAAGAGAGCCCTGAGAGCGCTCTTTCAAATGTGA